The Methanobrevibacter millerae genome includes the window TATATCAATCATCCATTTAGGTCTTTTTCCTCTACTCAAAAATATCCTCCTTAATTGTCGGATATAATATTCAAAAATTGAATTAAAATGATTTGCGCAAATTAAAACAAAAACCATAGTTAAATGATAACCTTAGGTTAACATGAATATTAAAAATAAATATGAATTTCAACATTAATAAATGTTATGCAAAACCTGAAAAATATCAAAAAATCTGTTGAAAAATACATGAAATTAAATGAAAAGTAACTTTCATAATCTGAAATGAAAGTATTGAAACTGCAATTAAAATAATGCTAAACTATATTATTTAAAAAGACCATGATAATAAAATAAAAATAAACCTATTGATGTGTGAGTAGCCAATCCATGAAATCAATTTCACCAAAAGTTAGTTCTTTTTTATTGTTGACAACATCTAAAAGTATTGAAACAACATCATCAACATCCAAATTGCTGACATCCAATTCATATACATTATTTTCATAAATATCTAAACTTTCAGCCGAACATACGCCCAATGCTTCAGCTTCAAGATTTTCATGAATTTTAGCATCCGAATAATTTCTTAAAGCCAATCTTTCTTTTAAAATTTCAGGCCTGCATCTCAATATAATCAACTTATCGGCACCTGAGCACAGATGAGACAAATGACCTTCAACAATAAGATTATCTGTTTTTGAAATAATATCTAAAAGAAGTTCGTTTAAAGCATCAATATCGATGACCTTATATCCTTTATCTTCATCAATGCCTAAAACTAAATTGTTAGAAATAGCTAAGTCATTAACTTTAACTAATTCCCAATTTAATTTCCCGGCCAATATTTCGCTGACGGTGGTCTTTCCAGTGCATGGAGTTCCACTGATAAAAATAATATTGGACATAAATATCTTATTTTTTTAATATGATTCTTAAAACATCCTCATCATCCAAAACATGATCAGGCCCAACCTTTTGACCCGGAAACTTGACTGATGTTCCCCATACTTTTGCATGACGGAAGTTTTTAACGAATTCTCTGTGAAGTTTTCCACAAGCATCTATTACGGTAGAACCCTTTTTGATAACCAACGGATCTTCCATATCTGCTTTTCTTCCTTGAGGTTTAAGATAAACCCTAACCAAATCCAAATTATCAAATATCAAATCCTTTAACTCGTCAATATTTGTCTTTTTATCTGCAGAAATAGGAATGAACTCCGGAATGTACTTTTTAAGTTCTTCCAAGTAATTTTCATCAACTAAATCGACCTTATTCAATAAAATCAGCATAGGAACATATGTTTTATTCCTGTCCAAAACATCAATGAACTGGTCAATAGTCACATCGTCCCTGAACAGAACATCGGCATTATGCATTCCATACTCATTAATGATAGATCTTATAGTCTTTTCATCCAAGTGAGTTAAAGGACAAGTTGATGAAACCTTTACACCACCGAGCTTTTTTCTGTTGACTGTAACGTCAGGTGGGCGTTCATTAGGTCTTATACCAATATTTCTTAGTTCTTTTAAAATAACATCCAAATGCTGTGGATTTAAAGTATCTAAAACAATTAAAATCAAATCTGCTGTTCTTGCAACAGACAGTATTTCTTTTCCTCTTCCTTTACCGCTACTTGCTCCAGTGATAATTCCAGGAATATCAAAAACTTGTATCTTTGCATTCTTATGTTCCATGACACCGGGAACAATATCTAAAGTTGTAAATTGATAAGCACCAACCTTACTTTCAGCATTAGTAATTTCATTCAATAATGTAGATTTACCAACAGACGGAAATCCCACAAGCACAACTGTTGCATCACCAGTTTTTTTCATGTGAAACCCCTGACCCTTATGGCCAGAGCTGCTGCGTTGAAGAGATTCCTCCTTCAATCTTGAAAGTTTAGCTTTTAATTTTCCAATATGGTGTGAAGTAGCTTTATTATATGGTGTCTTTTGAATTTCTTCCTCAATGTCTTTAATTTTATCCTCAATACCCATTAAATCACCATATTAATTTTAAAATATAAAAAAAGAGATTGGAAAAAATATTCCAATCTATCTGTTTGTTGTGTTAGTAGAGGCGGATCCTCCACCAGCAACAGTATTGTTAAAGTTCACTTGCCACAATGATACACCGTTTTCCATATGAACCATTGTGAATACATTTTGATTTGCACCACCCAACAAGTATAATTGAGTAAACATGGAATTGGCCAATTTGTTATCAATCAATATTGGAGTGTATACATTACTCTCACCCATCAGGAACAATGTGTAGTTTGCATTTTCCACATTTCCGACAGATTCGTTTTTAACCAGATATCCATCCTCAATTACCATGATATTGGAAATATTCAATGGGTTATATGTAGAACCGTTAATAACAATTTCACTGTTATTGTATGTAGACAATGCTTCAGTGTATGCAGTTGTTGAATTGTTTCCTTGTCCTCTTTCAATAACTGCATTTACAAGTAAACCAGACTGGTTAAGTAACGGAAGTTTACCAACGGAGTTAGGTTCAACAGTTACCTGTTTGGTAGGCACATAGTAGTTGTAGTTTTGAGAACTTTGGTTTGTAAAGTTCCAGTCACCGAAGTAACTCCACCAACCCGCTTTTTGAAGCATATCTGAACTTGCAACAAACATTACAGGACGTGGATTTGCAGGGTGAGTGCCGTTTACAACTTGTTGAGCCTGTTCATTAGTCAAATGATAATTATTGACTAATGTATCGGTAGCGTTCTGTGCAGTCATAGGTAAAATTTCTTTAAGAATTTCAGTTGTTTTACCATAATCTCCGGTGAAATTATATAAATCTTCTTGAGGTTTAGTACCTGAACTATCAAGCATTCTGAAGATACCTGCAGAATATTCTAAATCGCTCGTCGTCATCGCCTGACCCAGCCAGTATGCACGGTCACCTGACTGAGAACCTCCATCGAATGTTACTTGTCTATCAGCAGCAATCTCAAAGAGGTAACCGAAGTCCCACCAGGATGTAATTACAGTATTGTTTTCTGTATTCTCATTAATCCAAGTCATTGCATTCCACATCGGATCGCTAGTACCCGGAACTACTTGATTTGAAGTTACATATGCACCGCAAACCGTAGGTGATACTAAAGCAAGAACAACAAGCACGACAGCTATGTAATTCTTGATAGGAACACGGGTAGTGTCTGCAGACTTGTTTTGTTTGAGATAAATTGAAGCTAATCCAACAGCTAATAATACAACCAACAATATTAATCCATACATTAAATTGATTTGAGTTAATGGATAAGCTGCAAGAGCTGCACAAAGAATAACAATAACAGCCAGTAATTTATCATTCTTCAATTTATTCTTAAAGTAATCAGTTACATAACCTACAAATATACCAGTCATCAATCCAAATGGCAATACAATAGTAGTAATGAACCTTGAACCTCTAGTAACTGCTAAAATAGTAATTACTGTCCAAACCAAAAACAAACAAGCATATAAAATAGTAATACGTTTGGTTTGAGAAATTTCATCTTGAGTGCTGCCAAATGAAGTTAACTGACCAAGAGATAATTTGAATTTTTTACTGTCATCAATTTTTTTAGAAGCGGAAACTCTATTCGCCTTGCTTGGTTTTGCATTAGTAGTTTTTGGTTTAGTGACATTTCTGAGTTTGAATACTCTGGAAACCAATATATATAATACAATCAAACCGGCGAATAATACAGATATTCCACCAATACCGTTTACTACACCATTGGAATTAGCTAAGAATGCTGAACCCATTCCAGCACCAAGCAGGTTTGGCATTTGCATCTCTGCAACAGAAATAAGTACGTTAGGGAAACCACCAACAACTGTACCGGCAGATTGCAATGAAAGTAATCCAAACAAGGTACCGAAAATTCCTAATACGCCATCAATACCTCTGAAAGCGGCAAGTCCTATAAAACCAATAACCAAAAGCAAAATAATTGACAGCACTTCTTTCTGGCGAATAAACCATATCAGCTTATTGGAGTACTGTTCTTGATTATTCTCTCCGACATTAAATATAAAGCATGCAATTAAATATACTACAGCAAATATTCCCATTAAACCGACGTAAAAGATATAACCCGTCCATGATATGGAGAACAGTCCTATTGAAATAATAGATAAAATTGCATAAATTACTTTCAAAGCCAGATTATCCGTTCGTATACATTCAACAAAGAAGAATATGAAGAATAGCGAGAATATGTAATAAAACATATCTGTATCGAAAAATCCTGGGAATGTGTGTGCAAAGTAGTTTGGAGCCAATGCAATAATTAATGTGGCGGTGATTGCACCAAAATCATTGGTTAATCTTCTAGCAAAAATAAATGCAGGAATAACTGCCAAAGATGCTATAATTGCACCAGTCCAAAATGCAACTTCCCTAATGCCATGAGATCCGAAGTACTGATTAGCAATATCATGTAAAAATGACGTTATATATACAATACCAAACTCATAATCGATTACATTACCATCAGGCGCATACCTATGCATATCCATCTGTGTACCATTACCATAATCTATATCTCCAACATGGCCATTATTTACATAATTTTCCGTCAACCTTAAGTTATAATATGAATCCATTTCACTAAAATAAGGAAGACCGGAGGAATCAACATAATCCCCTTTTATTTCATTAGGAAGAATATTGAGGTCGGCCGCAGGAGCTCTTAATGCAAAAACAACAGCTAAAAGAATCATTATAATGACAATTGATTTAGCTACTGTTATTATTGTTTGTCTATTCATTAAAATCCTCTATTTCAGTTTTATTTTAAATTAAAAATTAATTATAAGAGTAATTGAACAATATAACAAAAAAGTTATATATTCTTAGGTTATGCACTAAAGTGCAAGATTACTAAGCAATCCCCCTGTTCAAGGGTTAACAATTAATAAACCAAATATTATTTAGTTAATTAACAAATAATGCAATTTTAATTCGAAGAATTAAATTATATCGCATATGATAAAAATATTATGATACATAGATATCGAAAATATTTCTATTAATGTATATATATTATTTTTAACATTATTAAGTATTTGCATATAATTTAAAATAATTGAAAAAAAAGTCAAATTTAAAAAAATAAAAATTAAGTTATTTTTTAAGTTTATATTTCAACTCATCCAATGCACATGTAAATCTGCATCTAGGAAAACCTTTGCAACCTACAAAGTCACCATAACGTCCGGAACGTTTAATCAAATCTCTTCCACACTCAGGACATTTGCCAAGAACTTCAATTTGCTCAGGTTCAAGGTGTTCCTTACCGCAATTGGAATCCAGACAAGCATGCTTAGGCGGTTTGCTTCCAAATGAAATTATAGGCAATCCGCATTTATCACATGTTTTCTTCAAGAACCGTGCACCCTTAGGGATTGAGTAGGTATTATTACAGTCAGGATAATTGGAACAACCAACAAAATAGCTTTTGTTTTTAGGAGAGTACCTTTTAATAAGATTTCCACCACATTTACACTTACCTACAATATTACTTTCCTGATAAGCATCATAAAGTTTGGATCCTATTTCATCAGTATTCTTATCGATATCAACTAGAATCTCTTTAACATCCTTTTCTCCCTCATTAATAACACTATCTTTTGTTGTTTTTTCCTTATTAATACCTTCAAGCTTATCTTCCAAGTCTCTAGTCAATTCTTCACTAGTCAAATTGTTACAATAGCTGCTTAATGTATCAATAAGATTCTTACCCAACTGATTAACAGATATCTTATTGCCGTCTATATATTTACGGTCATAGAGCTTGTCAATGATATCGGCACGAGTAGCCTTTGTACCAAGTTCCCTTTTTTCCAATTCCTTAATTAAAGAAGCCTGATTATAACGGGCAGGAGGTTTAGTCTCTTTTTCATCAGAAATAAGTTCCTTAACACTCATTGAATCTCCCTCCTTAACCTCAGGGAATTTTTCATCATCGATTTTTCTGAACGGATAATGTTCCATCCATCCCTTATGGGTAACTCTTCTGCGTCTGAAGCGGAACTTTTCGCCCTCAATGTCTAAGGTAGTGCTCATTGATTCGAATTTTGCGGCTTCGAAAAATACAGAAATAAAGCGATAAACAATCAAATCATATATTTTTTGCTCATCTTTAGACAATCCTGACGGAAGAATTCCTGTAGGATGTATAGCAGGGTGTGCTTCATCATCCTTTTTACCGTTGTTAGGTTTTAATTTAGCAGGCAATTGAGAAATGTGTTTTCTATAATCATTATTTTGAGCCAATTGTTTGAAAATAGATGGGAAATCAAGGCTTTCAGGTAATTTTTGGGATGAAGTACGTGGATAAGATGTATAACCTGAACTGTAAAGGTTTTGGGCAATGACCTGAGTTCTTTTAGGAGTAAATCCAAATACATTATATGCTTCAGACTGCAATCCTCCCAAATTGAATGGAACCGGAGGTCTTGTAGTTGAATTGGAAAAATCAATATTATCTACAGTAGCATCCTTTCCCTGACATTTATTGAATATTTCCTCAGCCCTTTCACGGTCAAAAATGTTTCCATCAACATGCTTGATTTCAATATCTTCAAAATCTAGAATGGCTCTGATAACCCAGTAAGGTTCAGGGACAAATTCTTCAATTTCTTTTTCACGATCTACCAAAATAGATAATGTGGGAGTTTGAACACGACCTACAGATAATTTTAAAAATCGTTTTTTAGATTTGCGAACCGCATTTGATAGAGCAATGGAAATATTCATTCCAAAATAATAATCCAGAATATGGCGAGCAATACCGTTGTCCACCTGATGCATATCTATATTGATTTTATTTTCATAAGCATCAATTATGTCTTTTTTAGTTAAAGTTGAAAATTTCATACGAGAAGCTTTAGATAATGAATCTTCACCACAAGCATATTTTAAAGCATTATATCCAATCAAAGTACCTTCAACATCGTAATCGCATGCATGGACATAAGAATCAGCACCTTTACCAAACTTTTGAATAGCCCTTACATAATCACGAGTGTATCCACTAGTTTTCTTATTGACCTCATATGCAGGTGCCCAGTGCAAGTTGAATGAGATGCTACTTTTAGAAGTATTTGGGATTAATGAGTATAAATGACCAACACCTGATAAAACAGTTATATCTTTTGAATCTCTGTTCAATGTCCAATATTTAATTTTTTTATTGTATAAATTTTTTTTAGCCTTAGAAGACAATGCTTTTGCTATTTTTTCAGCAGAACTAGGCTTCTCACAAATAATTACTTCATGCATTCTAACAATTACCCCATATAATTTTCTCAATATATAGATAAAATATAGAATAAATTATCATATATAAAAATTTCTATGAAAAAGATGCTGTAAAAAAATGTGTATAATTCATCACAAACTATAAAAAATAAATTTAAATAAATATTAAAAAAAGCGTTTACATTACTATAAATCTTCACGATAAAAAGAATAAAACTCAGCACAGTAATCACAGATAGGATATTTACCATTACGATAATATGCCAATTCAGAGTTATTCATGTCAAATTTCTTACCGCATAAAAAACAAGTTTCAATTTTTTCTTCAGACATGTTTAACCTCTTAAAAAAAGTAAAAAAATATAAATTAAAATATTTAATTTATATTATATTTTTGTAAAAGCAAGAGCTCTTCAGTAGATAATTTTCCACCTTGTTTGAATTTTTCAAAGATTTCTTCAGCTCTTTCTTTTTCTTCACGGTTTTTATTAGCACCAGAAGAAGGTTTTTTATCAGATCTTCTTTTTCTAGGTTTACCAGAACCTAATTTCTTGTTAATAACATGAATATCACTTAATACAGCTTTAAATTCTTCATGTTTTGCTGAAGCATTATTACGTGCTTCGATGAATTT containing:
- a CDS encoding adenylate kinase family protein, which translates into the protein MSNIIFISGTPCTGKTTVSEILAGKLNWELVKVNDLAISNNLVLGIDEDKGYKVIDIDALNELLLDIISKTDNLIVEGHLSHLCSGADKLIILRCRPEILKERLALRNYSDAKIHENLEAEALGVCSAESLDIYENNVYELDVSNLDVDDVVSILLDVVNNKKELTFGEIDFMDWLLTHQ
- a CDS encoding GTP-binding protein, whose protein sequence is MGIEDKIKDIEEEIQKTPYNKATSHHIGKLKAKLSRLKEESLQRSSSGHKGQGFHMKKTGDATVVLVGFPSVGKSTLLNEITNAESKVGAYQFTTLDIVPGVMEHKNAKIQVFDIPGIITGASSGKGRGKEILSVARTADLILIVLDTLNPQHLDVILKELRNIGIRPNERPPDVTVNRKKLGGVKVSSTCPLTHLDEKTIRSIINEYGMHNADVLFRDDVTIDQFIDVLDRNKTYVPMLILLNKVDLVDENYLEELKKYIPEFIPISADKKTNIDELKDLIFDNLDLVRVYLKPQGRKADMEDPLVIKKGSTVIDACGKLHREFVKNFRHAKVWGTSVKFPGQKVGPDHVLDDEDVLRIILKK
- a CDS encoding STT3 domain-containing protein, translating into MNRQTIITVAKSIVIIMILLAVVFALRAPAADLNILPNEIKGDYVDSSGLPYFSEMDSYYNLRLTENYVNNGHVGDIDYGNGTQMDMHRYAPDGNVIDYEFGIVYITSFLHDIANQYFGSHGIREVAFWTGAIIASLAVIPAFIFARRLTNDFGAITATLIIALAPNYFAHTFPGFFDTDMFYYIFSLFFIFFFVECIRTDNLALKVIYAILSIISIGLFSISWTGYIFYVGLMGIFAVVYLIACFIFNVGENNQEQYSNKLIWFIRQKEVLSIILLLVIGFIGLAAFRGIDGVLGIFGTLFGLLSLQSAGTVVGGFPNVLISVAEMQMPNLLGAGMGSAFLANSNGVVNGIGGISVLFAGLIVLYILVSRVFKLRNVTKPKTTNAKPSKANRVSASKKIDDSKKFKLSLGQLTSFGSTQDEISQTKRITILYACLFLVWTVITILAVTRGSRFITTIVLPFGLMTGIFVGYVTDYFKNKLKNDKLLAVIVILCAALAAYPLTQINLMYGLILLVVLLAVGLASIYLKQNKSADTTRVPIKNYIAVVLVVLALVSPTVCGAYVTSNQVVPGTSDPMWNAMTWINENTENNTVITSWWDFGYLFEIAADRQVTFDGGSQSGDRAYWLGQAMTTSDLEYSAGIFRMLDSSGTKPQEDLYNFTGDYGKTTEILKEILPMTAQNATDTLVNNYHLTNEQAQQVVNGTHPANPRPVMFVASSDMLQKAGWWSYFGDWNFTNQSSQNYNYYVPTKQVTVEPNSVGKLPLLNQSGLLVNAVIERGQGNNSTTAYTEALSTYNNSEIVINGSTYNPLNISNIMVIEDGYLVKNESVGNVENANYTLFLMGESNVYTPILIDNKLANSMFTQLYLLGGANQNVFTMVHMENGVSLWQVNFNNTVAGGGSASTNTTNR
- the topA gene encoding DNA topoisomerase I gives rise to the protein MHEVIICEKPSSAEKIAKALSSKAKKNLYNKKIKYWTLNRDSKDITVLSGVGHLYSLIPNTSKSSISFNLHWAPAYEVNKKTSGYTRDYVRAIQKFGKGADSYVHACDYDVEGTLIGYNALKYACGEDSLSKASRMKFSTLTKKDIIDAYENKINIDMHQVDNGIARHILDYYFGMNISIALSNAVRKSKKRFLKLSVGRVQTPTLSILVDREKEIEEFVPEPYWVIRAILDFEDIEIKHVDGNIFDRERAEEIFNKCQGKDATVDNIDFSNSTTRPPVPFNLGGLQSEAYNVFGFTPKRTQVIAQNLYSSGYTSYPRTSSQKLPESLDFPSIFKQLAQNNDYRKHISQLPAKLKPNNGKKDDEAHPAIHPTGILPSGLSKDEQKIYDLIVYRFISVFFEAAKFESMSTTLDIEGEKFRFRRRRVTHKGWMEHYPFRKIDDEKFPEVKEGDSMSVKELISDEKETKPPARYNQASLIKELEKRELGTKATRADIIDKLYDRKYIDGNKISVNQLGKNLIDTLSSYCNNLTSEELTRDLEDKLEGINKEKTTKDSVINEGEKDVKEILVDIDKNTDEIGSKLYDAYQESNIVGKCKCGGNLIKRYSPKNKSYFVGCSNYPDCNNTYSIPKGARFLKKTCDKCGLPIISFGSKPPKHACLDSNCGKEHLEPEQIEVLGKCPECGRDLIKRSGRYGDFVGCKGFPRCRFTCALDELKYKLKK